In Syntrophomonas wolfei subsp. wolfei str. Goettingen G311, a single window of DNA contains:
- a CDS encoding PHP domain-containing protein, translating to MMEFYGDYHTHSRHSDGRQSEVDIVAAARKRGLKEVAITDHGPLAAVIGVDNAREYLKIRERIDEDCWDEEGPRVLLGAEANIRDLQGTLDIPPSVIEDLDLLIAGMHPYTLPTTVKDGWDLFARNSLRHLGAAQRKKAINANTKACKEAIYQNPDLDILAHPGLFFTVDVQEIAEACAQKEVLFEINCAHEHPDISDIMEAERVGVCFIVNSDSHFEETVGELDYGAQVLEHLKIDPERVANLEAGGGYTQWGKKMKNYRYS from the coding sequence ATGATGGAGTTCTATGGTGATTATCATACCCATTCCCGGCATAGCGATGGGCGGCAAAGTGAGGTAGATATTGTTGCGGCAGCGAGAAAGAGAGGTCTCAAAGAGGTAGCGATTACTGACCACGGTCCCCTGGCAGCTGTTATTGGGGTGGATAATGCCCGTGAATACTTGAAGATAAGAGAGAGGATAGACGAAGATTGCTGGGATGAGGAGGGACCACGGGTTCTGCTCGGCGCCGAGGCTAATATTCGGGATTTGCAGGGAACTTTGGATATTCCTCCGAGCGTAATTGAGGATTTAGACCTCCTCATTGCCGGTATGCATCCCTATACTCTGCCAACCACAGTCAAGGATGGTTGGGATTTATTTGCCCGCAATTCGCTGCGCCATCTGGGGGCAGCGCAGCGGAAAAAGGCTATCAATGCCAATACCAAGGCATGTAAAGAGGCCATTTACCAAAACCCGGATTTAGACATTTTGGCTCATCCCGGTCTTTTTTTTACGGTGGATGTCCAGGAAATAGCCGAGGCTTGTGCCCAGAAAGAGGTCTTGTTTGAAATAAATTGTGCTCATGAGCATCCCGATATTTCTGATATAATGGAGGCAGAACGGGTGGGGGTTTGCTTTATAGTAAACAGCGATTCCCATTTTGAAGAAACGGTGGGGGAGCTGGATTATGGTGCCCAGGTACTTGAACATCTGAAGATTGACCCGGAGAGAGTGGCAAACCTGGAAGCAGGGGGAGGTTATACACAATGGGGGAAAAAAATGAAGAACTACAGATACTCATAA
- the rapZ gene encoding RNase adapter RapZ, protein MGEKNEELQILIITGLSGAGKTQAINCLEDIGYYCVDNLPPALMFKFIELSMQSEGIKKVALVIDVRGGDFFPDLSLVLEELEDSQINYQIIFLEASDEVLVRRFKESRRRHPLGSSSRLLEAIQEERRMLQELRGKAHFLIDTSNLSPRELKEKLDLRYSEDETLRFSASIVSFGYKLGLPMDSDLVIDVRFLPNPFYDPLMRTMTGKDPMVIDYVLESSVTKSFTRRFLNLLKYLIPYYIKEGKTNLAIAIGCTGGQHRSVVLADYTGKQLEKMGYNVIVRHRDIAKHKTEE, encoded by the coding sequence ATGGGGGAAAAAAATGAAGAACTACAGATACTCATAATTACCGGTTTATCTGGAGCTGGAAAAACCCAGGCCATAAATTGCCTGGAAGACATTGGCTATTACTGTGTAGATAATCTTCCTCCGGCGTTAATGTTTAAGTTTATCGAATTGAGCATGCAATCCGAAGGCATAAAAAAGGTGGCCCTGGTTATCGATGTTCGGGGAGGGGATTTCTTCCCGGATTTGTCTCTGGTACTTGAGGAACTGGAAGATAGCCAAATTAACTACCAGATTATTTTCCTGGAAGCTTCGGATGAGGTTCTGGTTAGACGTTTCAAAGAGTCCCGCCGCCGCCATCCCCTGGGCAGTTCCTCCCGGCTGCTGGAGGCCATTCAAGAGGAAAGAAGAATGCTGCAGGAACTGAGAGGAAAAGCGCACTTCTTGATTGACACCTCCAATCTCAGCCCGCGGGAACTTAAGGAGAAATTGGATCTTCGCTATAGTGAGGATGAAACGCTTCGTTTTTCTGCCAGCATAGTTTCTTTTGGTTATAAGCTGGGCCTGCCTATGGATTCCGACCTGGTAATCGATGTCCGTTTTTTACCCAATCCCTTTTATGACCCGCTTATGCGAACCATGACGGGAAAAGATCCCATGGTAATAGATTATGTACTGGAATCATCGGTTACCAAATCCTTTACGCGGCGTTTTTTAAACCTCTTAAAATACCTGATTCCGTATTATATTAAAGAGGGCAAAACCAACTTGGCCATTGCTATTGGCTGTACGGGTGGACAGCACCGCTCGGTGGTTTTGGCGGATTATACCGGAAAACAGCTGGAGAAGATGGGATATAATGTAATCGTCAGGCATAGAGATATTGCAAAACACAAAACGGAGGAATAA
- the whiA gene encoding DNA-binding protein WhiA gives MSFSSDVRNELARIIPEKECCRKAELAALLAISGDLVVGEDGRRILKVQADNAATARKIITLLKENYQIPSTFKALEQKRFKRKRIYEVNVLLDGEDEALNKELEEILLLREKETTPVLNRSLLGRTCCKRAYLRGIFLSRGSINRPEGEYHLELVLNDSRMALAVQKMLDKFALEPGLVERKNYLVVYLKESEKIVDFLRVVEASRALLNFENVRIIKSVRNNVNRQVNCETANLSKTIDASLRQIELIKRLLEEQGLEILPGNLRDLAEMRMSYTDASLKELGDLLDPPLSKSGVAYRMRKLEESVKEILQED, from the coding sequence ATGAGTTTTTCCAGTGATGTTAGAAATGAACTGGCCCGGATTATTCCGGAGAAGGAATGTTGCCGCAAGGCAGAGCTGGCAGCATTGCTGGCCATCAGCGGAGATCTTGTTGTAGGCGAAGATGGCCGGCGCATTCTAAAAGTGCAAGCAGACAACGCAGCAACCGCCAGGAAAATCATTACTCTGCTAAAAGAGAATTATCAAATACCATCAACGTTTAAGGCATTAGAACAAAAGAGATTTAAAAGAAAACGAATATATGAAGTTAATGTTCTCCTGGACGGAGAAGATGAGGCTTTGAATAAAGAGCTGGAAGAGATTCTCCTGCTCCGGGAAAAGGAAACAACTCCAGTGCTTAACCGCTCGCTGCTTGGGCGGACATGCTGCAAGCGGGCTTATTTGCGGGGGATATTCTTAAGCCGCGGTTCCATTAATCGTCCCGAAGGAGAATACCATTTGGAATTGGTCTTGAATGATAGCCGAATGGCTTTGGCTGTGCAGAAAATGCTGGATAAATTTGCCCTGGAACCTGGGCTGGTGGAGAGAAAAAACTATTTGGTCGTCTATCTCAAAGAAAGTGAAAAAATCGTAGATTTTTTACGAGTGGTGGAGGCGAGCAGAGCTTTACTTAACTTTGAAAATGTTCGTATTATCAAATCTGTACGCAATAATGTCAACCGTCAGGTCAATTGTGAAACGGCCAATCTTAGTAAGACCATTGATGCCTCACTGCGGCAAATTGAACTTATTAAGAGACTGCTGGAAGAACAAGGTTTAGAAATTCTCCCGGGAAATTTGCGGGATTTGGCGGAAATGAGGATGAGCTATACTGATGCCAGTTTAAAGGAACTGGGGGATTTATTAGATCCGCCCTTGAGCAAGTCAGGAGTGGCCTACCGGATGCGAAAACTGGAGGAATCAGTGAAGGAGATACTACAGGAAGACTAA
- a CDS encoding gluconeogenesis factor YvcK family protein, producing MTVVDKEAKVVVIGGGTGLSVLLKGLKNYTSHLTAVVTVSDDGGSSGRLRAEMGVLPPGDIRNCLVALAETETLMDKVFQHRFDHEGSLKGHNLGNLLLVAMTEIAGDFVSAIQEVSKVLKVRGRVLPATLEHVALGARMKDGMLIYGETSIRNYGGEIESLFLVPEKCLPVPDALEAIMEADIIVLGPGSLYSSIIPNLLVEGIGSALASSKARKVYVSNIMTEHGETDSFTAVDHLRVIMRHLPQSVVEYIIVNNGVIDEGILKRYRGEQAVPVLSNRPEIEAMGIKLIEADLVSDSDLAWHDSEKLARVIMNL from the coding sequence ATGACAGTAGTTGATAAGGAAGCAAAAGTGGTGGTTATAGGTGGAGGGACAGGACTCTCTGTTCTGTTAAAAGGATTAAAAAACTACACTTCCCACCTGACGGCTGTGGTAACGGTTAGCGATGATGGAGGAAGTTCAGGACGCCTGCGAGCAGAGATGGGAGTCCTGCCACCGGGAGATATTCGTAATTGCCTGGTAGCCCTGGCGGAGACGGAGACCTTGATGGACAAGGTGTTTCAGCATCGTTTTGACCATGAGGGAAGCTTAAAAGGCCATAATCTTGGTAATTTGCTGCTGGTTGCCATGACTGAAATAGCGGGAGATTTTGTCTCCGCTATACAGGAAGTGAGCAAGGTACTGAAGGTCCGTGGCCGAGTATTGCCAGCCACCCTGGAACATGTGGCCCTGGGAGCTCGTATGAAAGACGGGATGTTGATATATGGTGAGACATCCATTAGGAACTATGGGGGAGAAATCGAGAGTCTGTTTCTGGTACCGGAAAAATGCTTGCCGGTGCCGGATGCTCTGGAAGCCATTATGGAGGCTGACATAATAGTTTTAGGTCCCGGCAGCCTGTATAGCAGTATTATCCCTAATCTCCTGGTAGAAGGGATAGGCTCTGCCCTGGCAAGCTCCAAAGCCCGGAAGGTCTATGTCAGTAATATCATGACCGAACACGGGGAGACCGATAGTTTTACTGCTGTCGATCATCTGCGGGTGATAATGAGACACCTGCCACAGTCCGTTGTTGAATACATAATCGTCAACAATGGGGTTATTGATGAAGGGATATTAAAAAGATATCGTGGGGAGCAAGCGGTTCCGGTGCTTTCTAATCGTCCGGAAATTGAAGCTATGGGTATCAAGCTTATTGAAGCGGACTTGGTTTCTGATTCTGATCTGGCCTGGCATGACTCAGAGAAATTGGCTCGGGTTATTATGAACCTATGA
- the rpoN gene encoding RNA polymerase factor sigma-54 → MKLVQDISIQQQQKLLMTPELRQAIAILQMSTLELNEYIQRELEENPFLEEKEAEENGDYEKEAADNSESKLEDWLEYYNDRDIGFLSREAETEKSFENFFARRPSLYEHLEFQLRLSCKNRDELAIGNYLIGSIDRNGYLGIDLKELASHLEVSLEQVEEVLEMVHSFHPHGVGARDLPECLLLQLKHYGKESFLARIIIEQHMDDLARGRLNKIAQALTVPVHQVQEISDLIRTLDPRPGLQYSNTDEIKYIIPDVFVEKVEGEYIIIVNDFHFPRLMVNHLYENILRQPDSFPQDTKKYMEDKMGSAIWLIRSIEQRRMTLYKVARCIVDIQSEFLDKGIEYLKPLNLRQVATIVDVHESTVSRATTNKYIQTPQGLFELKYFFGAGLESCYGGEKVSSKSIKRKVEEIIAEEDSLKPLSDEAIAKLLKKRGYRISRRTVTKYRQEMGIPATTARKRF, encoded by the coding sequence ATGAAATTAGTCCAGGATATTTCTATTCAGCAGCAACAAAAGCTACTGATGACGCCTGAATTGCGTCAGGCTATTGCAATATTACAGATGTCCACCCTGGAATTAAACGAGTATATTCAAAGAGAGCTGGAAGAGAACCCTTTTTTAGAGGAGAAAGAGGCTGAGGAAAACGGGGACTACGAAAAGGAGGCTGCTGATAACAGCGAAAGCAAACTGGAAGATTGGCTTGAATACTACAATGACCGGGATATTGGCTTTTTAAGTAGAGAAGCAGAAACAGAGAAGTCCTTTGAAAACTTTTTTGCCCGGCGACCCAGCCTTTATGAACATCTTGAATTCCAGCTGCGTTTGAGCTGCAAGAATCGGGATGAGTTGGCAATAGGGAACTATTTAATTGGCAGTATTGATAGGAATGGCTACCTGGGTATCGATTTAAAGGAACTGGCATCTCATTTGGAGGTGAGCCTGGAACAGGTAGAGGAAGTTCTGGAGATGGTTCATTCTTTTCATCCCCACGGTGTTGGGGCTCGGGACCTGCCGGAATGTCTTCTGCTGCAACTTAAGCATTATGGCAAGGAGAGTTTTCTGGCTCGGATAATTATTGAACAGCACATGGATGACCTGGCCCGGGGCAGGTTAAATAAAATAGCTCAGGCCCTTACGGTTCCAGTTCACCAGGTTCAGGAAATATCGGACTTGATCCGAACCCTGGATCCCCGGCCCGGATTGCAGTATAGCAATACTGATGAAATTAAATATATAATTCCCGATGTATTTGTGGAAAAAGTGGAGGGTGAGTACATAATAATTGTTAACGATTTCCACTTTCCCCGTTTGATGGTCAACCATCTCTATGAAAACATCCTGCGTCAACCTGATTCCTTTCCCCAGGATACTAAAAAATATATGGAGGATAAAATGGGTTCGGCGATATGGCTTATTCGCAGTATAGAACAGAGGCGTATGACTCTGTATAAAGTGGCCCGTTGTATTGTTGATATCCAAAGCGAATTCCTGGACAAAGGTATCGAGTATTTAAAACCGCTTAATCTCCGGCAAGTGGCAACAATAGTTGATGTGCATGAATCAACAGTCAGCCGTGCCACTACCAACAAGTATATTCAAACCCCACAGGGCTTATTTGAATTGAAGTATTTTTTTGGGGCTGGTTTGGAGTCTTGTTATGGTGGAGAGAAGGTTTCCAGCAAGAGTATTAAACGCAAGGTAGAGGAGATTATTGCCGAGGAAGATAGCTTAAAGCCCTTGAGTGATGAAGCCATTGCCAAGCTCCTGAAGAAACGGGGTTATCGTATTTCTCGCCGGACCGTGACCAAATACCGTCAGGAAATGGGTATCCCGGCTACCACTGCACGCAAAAGGTTTTAG